The nucleotide sequence GCCTAGGGGAGGGCACAATCCTCTGGAAGCTGCCAGAGCAGGACTTCCAGTTCTTTTTGGTCCGCACATGGAGAATTTTAGAGACATTGCTCACTTTCTCCTGGAAAGTGGTGCCGGCATCCAGGTAAATGATGAGACAGAACTCTACAGACAGGCAAGAACCCTGCTGTTGTCACCAGGCCTCTGTCGAATTATGGGAGAGAAGGCCAGAGAAGCTGTCCACCGGCATGGTGGGGCATTGCAAAGGCACATGGAGGCTATTGCTGCTGTTCTCAAGGCTGCTGCCGGTGACGCTCAACCATGATCTGAAAAAGGAAACTTCCTCAAGTTGCTGCTGAGCCTGGGAAAAGCTTTTTTCAGCTGTTGGCCATGAAAGACATTTCCAGTATGAGGCGAATGTGGGAATGGAAAGCTTCCTCTGCACGAAGGACTCTGGCCACGCGAGTTTACCGACTCATCCTCGATGAACAGATAAACTCCCCGGGCGTACGCCTGCTGCGCCACCTGGCGGCCATTGCTGCGGTGGTATATAGCGCAGCAATGAGCTGCCGTGACCTGCTTTTCTGCCACGGCGTCCTGCCAAAGTGCAAGACAGAATGCCGAGTGGTCTGTGTGGGCAACATTACCCTGGGGGGAACCGGCAAGACGCCCATGGTCATGTGGTTGGCACGCTTTCTCCAGCAGGAGGGCTGGAAGGTGGCTGTGGTGAGCCGGGGTTACCGGGGGCGCTATGGCGGCAAGGTTCTGGTGGTCAGTGACGGGCAAGCTATCAGGTGCGAGGCTGCTATTTCGGGGGACGAACCGCAGCTGCTTGCCAGAAGGCTGCCTGGAGTGGTGGTTCTTTGCGGGTCCAGGAGAAAGGAAGCGGTGCAAGTTGCCCTGCAGGACTTCCTTTGCCAGGTGGTGGTCCTGGATGACGGTTTTCAACATCGGTACCTTGAACGTGATGTGGATATGGTTCTCCTCGACAGCAGCAGCCCTTACGGGAACGGCAGACTTTTCCCTCGGGGATTGTTGCGTGAGAAAATCACTGCCCTCGAGAGAGCCGATCTGCTGGTGCTCAGCAATTTTGATGGTACGCTTTCTGCCAGAAAGACCCTGGAGCAGTTGCAACAGGACTGGCCGCAGAAACCTGTTTTCAAAGGAATACATCGGCCAGAGAGGTTGTTTCATGCCACAACAGGAGAGGAGAAGCCTCTTGCCTTTCTCCGCGGCAAGCGACTTGCCTGCTTTGCCGGCATTGCAAAGCCAGCAAGATTTTTTCAGACTGTCACTTCCCTGGGAGG is from Deltaproteobacteria bacterium and encodes:
- the lpxK gene encoding tetraacyldisaccharide 4'-kinase; amino-acid sequence: MWEWKASSARRTLATRVYRLILDEQINSPGVRLLRHLAAIAAVVYSAAMSCRDLLFCHGVLPKCKTECRVVCVGNITLGGTGKTPMVMWLARFLQQEGWKVAVVSRGYRGRYGGKVLVVSDGQAIRCEAAISGDEPQLLARRLPGVVVLCGSRRKEAVQVALQDFLCQVVVLDDGFQHRYLERDVDMVLLDSSSPYGNGRLFPRGLLREKITALERADLLVLSNFDGTLSARKTLEQLQQDWPQKPVFKGIHRPERLFHATTGEEKPLAFLRGKRLACFAGIAKPARFFQTVTSLGGVLAFTFSLPDHSPLTADLLQDMVDAARPRPAELWLTTEKDWVRLPAVLPEDLQLWVLGIEFDLGEDDQQVAAMVLKRLRA